Proteins encoded within one genomic window of Streptomyces kaniharaensis:
- a CDS encoding ribonuclease D, with protein sequence MTDAVAAIPEEAAPVPLLEPKEGIPPVVTDEQALAATVAAFAAGTGPVAVDAERASGYRYGQRAYLIQLRRAGAGTALIDPIACPDLSGLGAALADAEWVVHAATQDLPCLAEVGMRPRRLFDTELAGRIAGFARVGLGPMTESVLGLSLAKEHSAVDWSTRPLPEPWLRYAALDVEVLVELRDALEQELDAQGKLDWALEEFAAIAAAPRPAPRTDPWRRTSQLHKVRRRRQLAVVRELWLARDRMARERDVSPGRVLPDAAIVNAALAMPLNVAALQAVQGFGPRVHRRQLEQWLAAVQRGREVPENQLPPAAAPHDGPPPPRAWAEKDPVAAARLSGARSAVSELAERHNLPAENLITPDLVRRVSWEPPADASADGVADALRRLGARQWQVDLVAPAVAAAFAAAVTAQD encoded by the coding sequence GTGACCGACGCCGTAGCAGCCATCCCAGAAGAAGCAGCCCCGGTCCCGCTCCTTGAGCCCAAGGAGGGGATCCCGCCCGTCGTGACGGACGAGCAGGCGCTGGCCGCCACCGTCGCCGCCTTCGCCGCGGGCACCGGACCGGTCGCCGTCGACGCCGAGCGGGCCTCCGGCTACCGCTACGGACAGCGCGCGTACCTCATCCAGCTGCGCCGCGCGGGCGCCGGCACCGCGCTGATCGACCCGATCGCCTGCCCCGACCTCAGCGGGCTCGGCGCCGCCCTCGCGGACGCCGAGTGGGTGGTGCACGCCGCCACCCAGGACCTGCCCTGCCTGGCCGAGGTCGGCATGAGACCGCGGCGGCTGTTCGACACCGAGCTGGCCGGGCGGATCGCCGGCTTCGCCCGGGTCGGACTCGGACCGATGACCGAGAGCGTGCTCGGGCTGAGCCTGGCCAAGGAGCACTCGGCGGTCGACTGGTCCACCCGCCCGCTGCCCGAGCCGTGGCTGCGCTACGCCGCTCTGGACGTCGAGGTGCTGGTCGAGCTGCGCGACGCACTCGAACAGGAGCTGGACGCCCAGGGCAAGCTCGACTGGGCGCTGGAGGAGTTCGCGGCGATCGCCGCCGCCCCCCGCCCCGCCCCGCGCACCGACCCGTGGCGGCGCACCTCGCAGCTGCACAAGGTCCGCCGGCGCCGCCAGCTGGCCGTCGTGCGCGAGCTGTGGCTGGCCCGGGACCGCATGGCGCGGGAGCGCGACGTCTCGCCGGGCCGGGTGCTCCCGGACGCCGCGATCGTCAACGCCGCGCTGGCCATGCCGCTGAACGTCGCCGCCCTCCAGGCCGTCCAGGGCTTCGGGCCGCGGGTGCACCGGCGCCAGCTGGAGCAGTGGCTGGCCGCCGTGCAGCGCGGCCGCGAGGTGCCGGAGAACCAGCTGCCGCCGGCCGCCGCACCGCACGACGGGCCGCCGCCGCCGCGTGCCTGGGCCGAGAAGGACCCGGTGGCCGCCGCCCGGCTGTCCGGCGCCCGCAGCGCCGTCAGCGAGCTGGCCGAGCGGCACAACCTGCCGGCCGAGAACCTGATCACCCCGGACCTGGTCCGCCGGGTCTCCTGGGAGCCGCCGGCCGACGCGAGCGCCGACGGCGTGGCCGACGCGCTGCGCAGGCTGGGCGCCCGGCAGTGGCAGGTCGACCTGGTGGCCCCGGCGGTCGCCGCCGCCTTCGCCGCCGCGGTGACCGCACAGGACTGA
- a CDS encoding response regulator transcription factor: protein MSVLLEHPANVVAYRPTKPTAMVVIADPRVRNTVTRHLWALGVRDVIEVSSIAEARPRVSTPRDICVADVHLPDGSGLTILAETRAAGWPNGLALSAADDIGAVRSALAGGVKGYVVTGTRTNVAMPGRPGLPLGAAGLAGRMRRPGMPGVPGAAGAPGAPGAPGAPGAQQTAYRELSGREVEVLRLVAEGQSNKAIGVAMGLSALTVKSHLARIARKLGTGDRAGMVAVALRTGIIH from the coding sequence GTGTCGGTCCTTCTTGAGCACCCCGCAAACGTGGTCGCCTACCGCCCGACCAAGCCCACCGCCATGGTGGTCATCGCCGATCCGCGCGTCCGAAACACCGTCACCCGCCACCTGTGGGCGCTCGGCGTCCGGGACGTGATCGAGGTGTCCTCGATCGCCGAGGCCCGCCCCCGGGTCTCCACCCCGCGCGACATCTGCGTCGCCGACGTGCACCTGCCGGACGGCTCCGGGCTGACCATCCTGGCCGAGACCCGCGCCGCGGGCTGGCCCAACGGCCTGGCGCTCTCCGCCGCCGACGACATCGGCGCGGTCCGCAGCGCGCTGGCCGGCGGCGTCAAGGGCTACGTCGTCACCGGCACCCGCACCAACGTCGCGATGCCCGGACGCCCGGGCCTGCCGCTGGGCGCCGCCGGCCTGGCCGGGCGGATGCGCCGCCCCGGCATGCCGGGCGTGCCGGGTGCGGCCGGGGCGCCGGGCGCGCCGGGAGCCCCCGGGGCGCCGGGCGCGCAGCAGACCGCCTACCGCGAACTGTCCGGCCGCGAGGTCGAGGTGCTGCGGCTGGTGGCCGAGGGCCAGTCCAACAAGGCGATCGGCGTCGCGATGGGCCTGTCCGCGCTGACCGTCAAGAGCCACCTCGCCCGCATCGCGCGCAAGCTCGGCACCGGCGACCGGGCCGGCATGGTCGCGGTCGCGCTGCGCACCGGCATCATCCACTGA
- a CDS encoding DUF3000 domain-containing protein, with translation MAAVGGHPAQGGGAGGGTGREGAPSEFRAAVAAFDGARLRPEVQLSPAPAPRRLAPHAFAVTASVEVDGEELADGRLVLLYDPEGQEAWNGEFRVVTMTRAELEPEMAGDPMLSEVGWAWLLDALQAHGAGYAEPSGTVTRCASQYFGGLADRPSSTEIEIRASWTPADRRFERHLAAWGDLLCTSAGLPPAALAPQAPTDVPSLGGVVPMPARRRPRSH, from the coding sequence ATGGCAGCGGTCGGCGGGCACCCCGCGCAGGGTGGCGGAGCAGGTGGCGGAACGGGTCGGGAGGGGGCGCCGAGCGAGTTCCGGGCCGCCGTGGCGGCATTCGACGGGGCGCGGCTGCGGCCCGAGGTGCAGCTCTCCCCCGCGCCGGCGCCGCGCCGGCTCGCCCCGCACGCGTTCGCGGTGACCGCCTCGGTGGAGGTGGACGGCGAGGAGCTGGCGGACGGCCGGCTGGTGCTGCTGTACGACCCGGAGGGTCAGGAGGCCTGGAACGGGGAGTTCCGGGTGGTCACGATGACCCGCGCCGAGCTGGAGCCGGAGATGGCCGGCGACCCGATGCTGTCGGAGGTCGGCTGGGCCTGGCTGCTGGACGCGCTGCAGGCGCACGGCGCCGGGTACGCGGAGCCGTCGGGCACGGTGACCAGGTGCGCCTCCCAGTACTTCGGGGGCCTCGCGGACCGTCCGTCCTCGACCGAGATCGAGATCCGGGCCTCCTGGACGCCGGCCGACCGCCGGTTCGAGCGGCACCTGGCGGCCTGGGGGGACCTGCTGTGCACCAGCGCGGGCCTGCCGCCGGCCGCCCTGGCCCCGCAGGCGCCGACGGACGTGCCGTCACTCGGTGGGGTGGTCCCGATGCCCGCCCGGCGACGCCCGCGCTCGCACTGA
- the hemE gene encoding uroporphyrinogen decarboxylase has translation MRACRHEPVPHTPVWFMRQAGRSLPEYLKVREGIPMLESCMRPELVKEITLQPVRRHKVDAAIFFSDIVVPLKAVGIDVEIKPNVGPVIADPIRTFEDLQRLRPLEPDDVPYITEAVGLLVDELGGTPLIGFAGAPYTLASYLVEGGPSKNHENTKAMMYGQPELWAAVVDRLADITSAFLKVQIEAGASAIQLFDSWVGSLAPDDYRRSVMPASTKVFDAVASYGVPRIHFGVGTGELLGLMGQAGADIVGVDWRVPLNVAAERVGQGKGLQGNLDPAVLFAPTKVVETKAREVLHAAQAIGTSGHIFNLGHGVLPSMDPDALTRLVAFVHETSAR, from the coding sequence CTGCGCGCCTGCCGGCACGAGCCGGTGCCGCACACCCCCGTGTGGTTCATGCGCCAGGCCGGCCGCTCGCTGCCCGAGTACCTGAAGGTCCGCGAGGGCATCCCCATGCTGGAGTCCTGCATGCGGCCCGAGCTGGTCAAGGAGATCACCCTGCAGCCGGTGCGCCGGCACAAGGTGGACGCGGCGATCTTCTTCAGCGACATCGTGGTGCCGCTCAAGGCCGTCGGCATCGACGTCGAGATCAAGCCGAACGTCGGCCCGGTCATCGCCGACCCGATCCGCACCTTCGAGGACCTCCAGCGGCTGCGCCCGCTGGAGCCGGACGACGTCCCCTACATCACCGAGGCCGTCGGCCTGCTCGTCGACGAGCTCGGCGGGACGCCGCTGATCGGCTTCGCCGGCGCCCCGTACACCCTCGCCAGCTACCTGGTCGAGGGCGGGCCGTCCAAGAACCACGAGAACACCAAGGCCATGATGTACGGCCAGCCCGAGCTGTGGGCCGCAGTGGTCGACCGGCTCGCCGACATCACCTCCGCCTTCCTGAAGGTGCAGATCGAGGCCGGTGCCTCGGCGATCCAGCTGTTCGACTCCTGGGTCGGCTCGCTCGCCCCCGACGACTACCGCCGCTCGGTCATGCCGGCCAGCACCAAGGTCTTCGACGCCGTCGCCTCCTACGGCGTGCCGCGGATCCACTTCGGCGTCGGCACCGGCGAACTGCTCGGCCTGATGGGCCAGGCCGGCGCGGACATCGTCGGCGTCGACTGGCGGGTGCCGCTGAACGTCGCCGCCGAGCGGGTCGGCCAGGGCAAGGGCCTGCAGGGCAACCTCGACCCGGCCGTGCTCTTCGCGCCCACCAAGGTCGTCGAGACCAAGGCCCGCGAGGTGCTGCACGCCGCCCAGGCGATCGGCACCAGCGGCCACATCTTCAACCTCGGCCACGGCGTGCTGCCCAGCATGGACCCGGACGCGCTCACCCGGCTCGTCGCCTTCGTGCACGAGACCAGCGCGCGCTGA
- the hemG gene encoding protoporphyrinogen oxidase, which translates to MSDAHVVVIGGGIAGLAAAAFLSGAAGGEPARARVTLLEASPRIGGKLWGGEVGGVRVDLGAESMLARRPEAVELARAVGLGAELEPPTTAKAAIWTRGALRPLPGGQVMGVPGDLDALAASGVLTAEGLERARHEGNTEVGEDVAIGRYVADRLGREVVDRLVEPLLGGVYAGRADEISLRAAVPQLLPIARGGGSLVAGVHELASRPQTVGTPVFQGLRGGIGTLPEAVAAACAKAGVDLRTDTPVDELRRTPEGWRVVAGGEVLAADAVVLAVPAPAAARLLRADVPAAAAELDAVEYAGAALVTLAFRRADLPEPLSGSGFLVPSVDGRQIKASTFSSNKWGWLERSAPDAFLLRTSLGRYREEEALDLPDEELVARSLADLGEAIGLTARPYDTTVTRWRAGLPQYPVGHLDRVARVRAAAAGVGGLALCGAAYDGVGIPACIASAATAVAALDKLLTPATGEGSTERTMGA; encoded by the coding sequence ATGTCGGATGCACATGTCGTCGTCATCGGCGGTGGGATCGCGGGACTGGCCGCGGCCGCGTTCCTCAGCGGGGCGGCCGGCGGGGAGCCGGCCCGGGCGCGGGTGACGTTGCTGGAGGCGTCGCCGCGGATCGGCGGGAAGCTGTGGGGCGGAGAGGTCGGCGGGGTCCGGGTGGACCTCGGCGCCGAGTCGATGCTCGCGAGGCGGCCCGAGGCGGTCGAGCTGGCGCGGGCGGTCGGTCTGGGGGCCGAGCTGGAGCCGCCGACCACGGCGAAGGCGGCGATCTGGACGCGCGGCGCGCTGCGCCCGCTGCCCGGCGGGCAGGTGATGGGCGTCCCGGGTGATCTGGACGCGCTGGCGGCCTCCGGGGTGCTGACCGCAGAGGGCCTGGAGCGGGCACGGCACGAGGGCAACACCGAGGTCGGCGAGGACGTCGCGATCGGCCGGTACGTCGCCGACCGGCTGGGCCGGGAGGTGGTGGACCGGCTGGTGGAGCCGCTGCTCGGCGGCGTCTACGCCGGGCGCGCGGACGAGATCTCGCTGCGCGCCGCCGTGCCGCAGCTGCTGCCGATCGCCCGCGGCGGCGGTTCGCTGGTCGCCGGGGTGCACGAGCTGGCCTCGCGCCCGCAGACCGTCGGCACACCGGTGTTCCAGGGGCTGCGCGGCGGCATCGGCACCCTGCCGGAGGCCGTCGCCGCGGCCTGCGCGAAGGCGGGCGTGGACCTGCGCACCGACACGCCCGTCGACGAACTGCGCCGCACCCCCGAGGGCTGGCGCGTCGTGGCCGGCGGGGAGGTGCTGGCGGCGGACGCGGTCGTGCTGGCCGTCCCGGCGCCCGCCGCGGCCCGGCTGCTGCGCGCGGACGTGCCGGCGGCCGCCGCCGAGCTGGACGCCGTCGAGTACGCGGGGGCGGCGCTGGTGACCCTGGCGTTCCGGCGGGCCGACCTGCCGGAGCCGCTGTCCGGCAGCGGGTTCCTGGTGCCGTCGGTGGACGGACGGCAGATCAAGGCGTCGACCTTCTCCTCGAACAAGTGGGGCTGGCTGGAGCGCTCCGCCCCGGACGCGTTCCTGCTGCGCACCTCGCTGGGCCGCTACCGCGAGGAGGAGGCGCTGGACCTGCCGGACGAGGAGCTGGTGGCCCGCTCGCTGGCCGACCTCGGTGAGGCGATCGGGCTTACCGCGCGGCCGTACGACACCACGGTGACCCGCTGGCGGGCCGGCCTGCCGCAGTACCCGGTGGGCCACCTGGACCGGGTGGCCCGGGTACGGGCCGCCGCGGCCGGGGTCGGGGGACTGGCGCTGTGCGGCGCCGCGTACGACGGGGTGGGCATCCCGGCGTGCATCGCCTCCGCGGCCACCGCCGTGGCGGCGCTCGACAAACTGTTGACCCCGGCGACCGGGGAAGGTTCCACGGAGAGGACAATGGGCGCATGA
- the hemQ gene encoding hydrogen peroxide-dependent heme synthase produces MTETVERQPEQQPEKKKARDLNQVIRYTMWSVFKLKGALPEDRTALAAEVDELFAQLAAKDVTVRGTYDVSGLRADADILVWWHAGDSDDLQEAYNRFRRTGLGRHLEPVWSNMALHRPAEFNKSHIPAFLADERARDYVCVYPFVRSYEWYLLPDAERRAMLAEHGQMARGYPDVRANTVASFALGDYEWLLAFEADELHRIVDLMRDLRPSRARLHVREEVPFFTGRRKPVSELLNGLV; encoded by the coding sequence ATGACTGAGACCGTTGAGCGGCAGCCGGAGCAGCAGCCCGAGAAGAAGAAGGCGCGCGACCTGAACCAGGTCATCCGCTACACGATGTGGTCGGTGTTCAAGCTCAAGGGCGCCCTGCCCGAGGACCGCACCGCCCTGGCCGCCGAGGTGGACGAGCTCTTCGCCCAGCTGGCGGCGAAGGACGTGACCGTGCGCGGCACGTACGACGTGTCCGGCCTGCGCGCGGACGCCGACATCCTGGTCTGGTGGCACGCCGGCGACTCGGACGACCTGCAGGAGGCGTACAACCGCTTCCGCCGCACGGGCCTCGGCCGCCACCTGGAGCCGGTCTGGTCGAACATGGCGCTGCACCGCCCGGCCGAGTTCAACAAGTCGCACATCCCGGCGTTCCTCGCCGACGAGCGCGCGCGCGACTACGTCTGCGTGTACCCGTTCGTCCGCTCCTACGAGTGGTACCTGCTGCCGGACGCCGAGCGGCGCGCGATGCTCGCCGAGCACGGTCAGATGGCCCGCGGCTACCCGGACGTGCGGGCCAACACGGTCGCCTCGTTCGCCCTCGGCGACTACGAGTGGCTGCTCGCCTTCGAGGCGGACGAGCTGCACCGCATCGTCGACCTGATGCGCGACCTGCGTCCGTCCCGCGCGCGCCTGCACGTGCGCGAGGAGGTCCCGTTCTTCACCGGCCGTCGCAAGCCGGTCAGCGAGCTCCTCAACGGCCTGGTCTGA
- a CDS encoding TIGR04222 domain-containing membrane protein gives MSCSRLVRMTVTADALAGQDGLRPPEAVGIGLYETAYLAGGPDRVIELALVLMAGRGRLHLAHTGWTTVVDPRGRSRLERAIIATVGPDGQCRTDELRRAMAEHPTVLEIGTRLSLAGLATPALVQRNTVVVIRQVRHALLLSLVLLAAALAVGGFTDGDALAPLAWFSLPLVLTSGTLLMARVDVYPYTRWASPIGQEVLREVRPTRQYGLGDDEERELLTAVAMNGPAALLDPRLRAALRPHRT, from the coding sequence GTGTCCTGCTCCCGGCTGGTCCGGATGACCGTCACCGCCGACGCCCTCGCCGGGCAGGACGGGCTGCGCCCGCCCGAGGCCGTCGGGATCGGGCTCTACGAGACGGCCTACCTGGCCGGCGGCCCGGACCGGGTCATCGAACTCGCCCTCGTCCTGATGGCCGGCCGTGGCCGGCTCCACCTCGCGCACACCGGCTGGACCACCGTGGTCGACCCGAGGGGGCGCAGCCGGCTGGAACGCGCGATCATCGCCACCGTCGGCCCCGACGGCCAGTGCCGCACCGACGAGCTGCGCCGGGCCATGGCCGAACACCCCACCGTCCTGGAGATCGGCACCCGGCTCTCCCTGGCCGGCCTGGCCACCCCGGCCCTGGTGCAGCGCAACACCGTCGTGGTGATCCGCCAGGTGCGGCACGCGCTGCTGCTGTCCCTCGTCCTGCTGGCCGCCGCCCTCGCCGTCGGCGGCTTCACCGACGGCGACGCCCTCGCCCCGCTCGCCTGGTTCTCCCTGCCGCTGGTGCTCACGTCCGGCACCCTGCTGATGGCCCGGGTCGACGTCTACCCGTACACCCGGTGGGCCTCCCCGATCGGCCAGGAGGTCCTGCGCGAGGTCCGCCCCACCCGCCAGTACGGGCTCGGCGACGACGAGGAGCGCGAACTCCTCACCGCCGTCGCCATGAACGGCCCCGCCGCCCTCCTCGACCCCCGCCTCCGCGCGGCGCTGCGCCCCCACCGCACCTGA
- a CDS encoding TIGR04222 domain-containing membrane protein, whose translation MWHNTYFIIPAVLLVAAALYAENTARRVKHVSHPKGLPGRGLSLLSAAFLAGGPGRVFDTALVRMHLAERAVVSRGGMVTITHDRPHDAVDQAIMDAVGPTRSRDIAGVRRDVMRSPAVQELGDDLAARGLMRHPDRQRAARKARRLLWIAMVDVLFFILLSFLLDDGRGDRPAGWVPVVLLAVGAITLLATRPGRGRITPAGQRQLVVMEPGTPWTPPSGLYAGMAGGALLGAIALGGLAVAGDELGNEELQEAMLGAAAQQAAAKATFGSWGSSSSSSSSSSCSSSSSSCSGSSASWCGGFSDTGSSSSCGSSSSCGSSSSSCGSSSSSCSSSSCGSSSSCGSSCGGGCGS comes from the coding sequence ATGTGGCACAACACCTACTTCATCATCCCGGCCGTCCTCCTGGTGGCCGCCGCCCTGTACGCGGAGAACACCGCCCGGCGGGTCAAGCACGTCTCGCACCCCAAGGGCCTGCCCGGCCGCGGCCTCTCGCTGCTCAGCGCCGCGTTCCTGGCCGGCGGCCCGGGCCGGGTCTTCGACACCGCCCTGGTCCGGATGCACCTGGCCGAGCGCGCGGTCGTCAGCCGCGGCGGCATGGTCACCATCACCCACGACCGGCCGCACGACGCCGTCGACCAGGCGATCATGGACGCGGTCGGCCCGACCAGGAGCCGCGACATCGCCGGCGTGCGCCGGGACGTGATGCGCTCCCCTGCCGTCCAGGAGCTCGGCGACGACCTCGCCGCCCGCGGCCTGATGCGCCACCCCGACCGGCAGCGCGCGGCCCGCAAGGCCCGCCGGTTGCTCTGGATCGCGATGGTCGACGTCCTGTTCTTCATCCTCCTCTCCTTCCTGCTGGACGACGGCCGCGGCGACCGCCCCGCCGGCTGGGTCCCGGTGGTCCTGCTCGCCGTCGGCGCGATCACCCTGCTCGCCACCCGCCCGGGCAGGGGCCGGATCACGCCGGCCGGGCAGCGACAGCTCGTGGTGATGGAGCCCGGCACGCCGTGGACCCCGCCCTCCGGCCTGTACGCGGGGATGGCGGGCGGCGCACTGCTCGGCGCGATCGCGCTCGGCGGGCTGGCCGTCGCCGGGGACGAGCTGGGGAACGAGGAGTTGCAGGAGGCGATGCTGGGGGCGGCGGCCCAGCAGGCCGCAGCGAAGGCGACGTTCGGCTCGTGGGGGTCCTCGTCCTCCTCGTCCTCCTCGTCCTCCTGCTCGTCGAGCTCGTCCTCGTGCAGCGGCAGCAGCGCGTCCTGGTGCGGCGGCTTCTCCGACACCGGTTCGTCGTCGAGCTGCGGATCCTCGTCCAGCTGCGGCTCGTCCTCGTCCAGCTGCGGTTCCTCGTCGTCGAGTTGCAGCTCCAGCAGCTGCGGCTCGTCCTCCAGTTGTGGCTCCAGCTGTGGCGGCGGCTGTGGCTCCTGA
- a CDS encoding GNAT family N-acetyltransferase, whose protein sequence is MTTTLTIRDFRPDDAEAACAAHRAGREHLVMTAEALVWLNALELPGEHFRTFVAELDGQVVGSVRCALAVGTTTEGVGYANGSVLPRFRRRGAFTGLLAAAERHLTEHGATEVHAWVDDAPGSLAFARARGFTIGREAQFSERDLTLPLPEALPLPAGVELRPASDWAADPRPLFVVEEDASRDEPGEVVMDATEFEDWRRGVWSRPDLDKALSVVAVVDGEPAAFTMAQTDGVDRYWSAFTACRREFRGRGLSKLAKRESLRLAAAAGYRSAYTANDATNAPMLAVNAWLGYERCAGEFKGIKRLNG, encoded by the coding sequence ATGACGACGACACTGACGATCCGTGACTTCCGCCCCGACGACGCCGAAGCCGCGTGCGCCGCCCACCGGGCCGGGCGCGAACACCTGGTGATGACCGCCGAGGCGCTGGTCTGGCTGAACGCCCTGGAGCTGCCCGGCGAGCACTTCCGCACCTTCGTCGCCGAGTTGGACGGCCAGGTGGTCGGCTCGGTCCGCTGTGCGCTGGCGGTCGGGACGACGACCGAGGGCGTCGGCTACGCCAACGGCAGCGTGCTGCCGCGGTTCCGGCGGCGCGGCGCGTTCACCGGCCTGCTCGCGGCGGCCGAGCGGCACCTCACCGAGCACGGCGCCACCGAGGTGCACGCCTGGGTGGACGACGCGCCCGGATCGCTGGCCTTCGCCAGGGCCAGGGGCTTCACGATCGGGCGGGAGGCGCAGTTCTCCGAGCGTGACCTGACGCTGCCCCTGCCGGAGGCGCTCCCGCTGCCGGCCGGCGTCGAGCTGCGCCCGGCGAGCGACTGGGCGGCGGACCCGCGCCCGCTGTTCGTGGTCGAGGAGGACGCGAGCCGCGACGAGCCCGGCGAAGTGGTGATGGACGCCACCGAGTTCGAGGACTGGCGGCGGGGCGTGTGGAGCCGGCCCGACCTCGACAAGGCGCTCTCCGTGGTGGCCGTCGTGGACGGCGAGCCGGCCGCGTTCACCATGGCGCAGACGGACGGCGTGGACCGCTACTGGTCGGCGTTCACCGCCTGCCGCCGGGAGTTCCGCGGCCGCGGGCTGAGCAAGCTGGCCAAGCGGGAATCGCTGCGGCTGGCCGCGGCGGCGGGCTACCGGTCGGCGTACACCGCCAACGACGCGACCAACGCGCCGATGCTCGCGGTCAACGCCTGGCTCGGCTACGAGCGCTGCGCCGGGGAGTTCAAAGGCATCAAGCGGCTGAACGGCTGA
- a CDS encoding MBL fold metallo-hydrolase, which produces MTINRANVSAIAEDLHVWLPPKRGWGLANCGLLASATTALWIDTPYDPVLASEFLAASRRLLADGVTVDRVIVTHANGDHLWGAGVVPDAEVISTREALEHIHYEPTPKQQHALVAGSDPASPIGGYLQEHFGRFDWSATEPVHPDTVFTGELELRVGEYPVQLTSLPAAHTGGDLIVHLPRQSTVFAGDVIFGSTPEQPGDHPSHWAGPLENVIAACERILATGAGIIVPGHGPVLDRDGVRAHIAYLEYVRERAHALHAAGIPALDAARRVIAEQRHPELGLPERLVLTVAAEYRHLDGSEAPNVLEAMTQVAVVAREIAEDAAHARRLFPDVGYRA; this is translated from the coding sequence ATGACGATCAACCGCGCCAACGTGAGCGCGATCGCCGAGGACCTCCACGTGTGGCTCCCCCCGAAGCGGGGCTGGGGCCTGGCCAACTGCGGGCTGCTGGCCTCGGCGACGACCGCACTCTGGATCGACACCCCCTACGACCCCGTGCTGGCCTCGGAGTTCCTCGCCGCGAGCCGGCGGCTGCTGGCCGACGGGGTCACCGTCGACCGGGTGATCGTCACGCACGCCAACGGCGACCACCTGTGGGGCGCCGGCGTCGTCCCGGACGCCGAGGTCATCTCCACCCGCGAGGCGCTGGAGCACATCCACTACGAGCCCACCCCCAAGCAGCAGCACGCGCTCGTCGCGGGCAGCGACCCGGCCTCCCCGATCGGCGGCTACCTCCAGGAGCACTTCGGCCGGTTCGACTGGTCCGCCACCGAGCCGGTGCACCCGGACACCGTCTTCACCGGCGAGCTGGAGCTGCGGGTGGGGGAGTACCCGGTGCAGCTGACCAGCCTGCCCGCGGCCCACACCGGCGGCGACCTGATCGTCCATCTGCCGCGCCAGAGCACCGTGTTCGCCGGTGACGTGATCTTCGGCTCGACGCCCGAGCAGCCCGGGGACCACCCGTCGCACTGGGCCGGGCCGCTGGAGAACGTCATCGCCGCCTGCGAGCGGATCCTCGCCACCGGCGCCGGGATCATCGTCCCCGGCCACGGGCCGGTCCTCGACCGCGACGGCGTCCGCGCCCACATCGCGTACCTGGAGTACGTCCGCGAGCGAGCCCATGCCCTGCACGCCGCCGGAATCCCCGCGCTGGACGCCGCCCGGCGGGTCATCGCCGAGCAGCGCCACCCCGAACTCGGCCTGCCCGAACGGCTGGTGCTCACCGTCGCGGCCGAGTACCGGCACCTGGACGGCAGCGAGGCGCCGAACGTCCTGGAGGCGATGACCCAGGTCGCCGTGGTGGCCCGCGAGATCGCCGAGGACGCCGCCCACGCCCGGCGCCTCTTCCCCGACGTCGGCTACCGCGCCTGA